Proteins encoded within one genomic window of Nonomuraea gerenzanensis:
- a CDS encoding serine hydrolase domain-containing protein, protein MSDLQKQVQEAADRLVESGEERGLQVAAFRDGVQIVDVVAGVADPETGRPVTPDTPFYNFSIGKGATSAVAHVLVERGLFGYDTRVAELWPEFARHGKEAVTVRHVLSHTAGVPGVPLDTTPEDVCDWKTMVAALEDAELWWEPGTKMGYHAYTFGFLVGEIVRRVTGKPISQVLREEVAGPLGVADELYFGMPEREHARLARLEDAPMDPSAWGEMPADLPMFKAAPMTLMPNAELGSRPDYLSADIPAGGKTSARAVARMYAALLGEVDGVRLIGEERLREVTAVVSSGMDEVFGMPSAWGLGFNIGAPGRTPEQSPTVFGVGGAGGSTAWADTATGTTFALTKNRLTHDFAAAELLGGLVERG, encoded by the coding sequence ATGAGTGATCTTCAGAAGCAGGTGCAGGAAGCCGCCGACAGGCTCGTCGAGTCGGGCGAAGAGCGCGGGCTCCAGGTGGCCGCCTTCCGGGACGGCGTCCAGATCGTGGACGTGGTGGCCGGGGTGGCCGATCCGGAGACCGGCCGTCCGGTGACGCCCGACACGCCCTTCTACAACTTCTCGATCGGCAAGGGCGCCACCTCCGCCGTGGCCCACGTGCTGGTGGAGCGGGGGTTGTTCGGCTACGACACGCGGGTGGCCGAGCTGTGGCCCGAGTTCGCCCGGCACGGCAAGGAGGCCGTCACCGTACGGCACGTGCTCTCGCACACGGCGGGCGTGCCCGGCGTGCCGCTCGACACCACGCCCGAGGACGTCTGCGACTGGAAGACGATGGTCGCCGCGCTTGAGGACGCGGAGCTGTGGTGGGAGCCGGGCACCAAGATGGGCTACCACGCCTACACGTTCGGGTTCCTCGTCGGCGAGATCGTGCGGCGGGTCACCGGCAAGCCCATCTCGCAGGTGCTGCGGGAGGAGGTCGCGGGGCCGCTGGGCGTGGCCGACGAGCTGTACTTCGGGATGCCGGAGCGGGAGCACGCGCGGCTGGCCCGGCTGGAGGACGCGCCGATGGACCCGTCCGCGTGGGGCGAGATGCCGGCGGACCTGCCGATGTTCAAGGCCGCGCCGATGACGCTGATGCCCAACGCGGAGCTGGGCAGCCGGCCCGACTACCTGTCGGCCGACATCCCGGCCGGCGGCAAGACCTCGGCCAGGGCCGTCGCGCGGATGTACGCGGCGCTGCTGGGCGAGGTGGACGGCGTGCGGCTGATCGGCGAGGAGCGGCTCCGTGAGGTGACGGCCGTCGTGTCGAGCGGCATGGACGAGGTCTTCGGCATGCCGTCCGCGTGGGGCCTGGGCTTCAACATCGGCGCGCCCGGCAGGACGCCGGAGCAGTCGCCGACCGTGTTCGGGGTGGGCGGTGCCGGCGGCAGCACGGCGTGGGCCGACACGGCGACCGGCACCACGTTCGCGCTCACCAAGAACAGGCTCACCCACGACTTCGCGGCGGCCGAGCTGCTCGGCGGGCTCGTCGAGCGTGGCTGA
- a CDS encoding TetR/AcrR family transcriptional regulator, protein MAAEEDGRTARKRRQILEAALPVFLRNGYVGTSMDEVASLASVSKQTVYKHFTDKEQLFTSIIMDTTGQVEGLAKIITAALEDSDDLEKDLGELARQFLARIMSPDVLRLRRLVIAEADRFPDLGRTWYAQGFERSLRTMTTAFERLTERGLLRADDPALAAEHFVGLLLWIPVNKVMFSGVGEHYSEAELDRLAEAGVAVFLRAYASPGSA, encoded by the coding sequence ATGGCAGCGGAAGAGGACGGCCGGACGGCACGCAAGCGCAGGCAGATCCTGGAGGCGGCGCTCCCGGTGTTCCTGCGCAACGGTTACGTGGGCACCAGCATGGACGAGGTGGCCTCACTCGCCTCGGTGTCGAAACAGACCGTCTACAAGCACTTCACCGACAAGGAGCAGCTCTTCACCAGCATCATCATGGACACCACCGGCCAGGTGGAGGGCCTCGCCAAGATCATCACGGCGGCGCTGGAGGACAGCGACGACCTGGAGAAGGATCTGGGCGAGCTGGCCCGCCAGTTCCTGGCCCGCATCATGAGCCCCGACGTGCTGCGGCTGCGCCGGCTGGTGATCGCCGAGGCCGACCGGTTCCCCGACCTCGGCCGCACCTGGTACGCCCAGGGCTTCGAGCGCTCGCTCAGGACCATGACCACGGCGTTCGAGCGGCTGACCGAGCGCGGGCTGCTGCGCGCGGACGACCCGGCCCTGGCCGCCGAGCACTTCGTCGGTCTGCTCCTGTGGATCCCGGTGAACAAGGTGATGTTCTCCGGCGTCGGTGAGCACTACTCGGAGGCCGAGCTCGACCGCCTGGCGGAGGCCGGGGTGGCGGTGTTCCTG